TAAAACATTAGAAACTTTACAGGTGACAGTACCTAATCTTAATTAAGTATATATAGCCCGAAATAATTCCATATGCATTATTTTACCTAAGACCACATCGGTAATGTTGTATTAACTTTGAATTGACATAGCTTGgctaaaaaataaaactcataTAATTAGCTGAAATTAATATGTTCTAAAATGTTACATTCTTACTACCTAGAATATGCTTTAAAATATGACAAAATGTGTTTAATACACATGTAATTTTAAGCGATTTAGTATATTACAATGAaaccaataataataaaacacactACTTTCAGCTTTATATAGAATCTAACCAAACTCAATTATAATATTATAGCACAAACAAAATGACAAATTACTATGCATAATAGAAGAAACTCGAGTAAATAATAATGATGGAATATtcagaaaacataaaaataaaacattctcaGTCAAAATGTTATTCATAGTAGGGGTCACTAATACTGCGATGTTACAGGCTCAGAAAGTTGGAGAAGCAAACACAGGTCACACACCAGCAAGTGTGGCTACCTGCAGAATACCAGCATGCAGCGGGAAGTCACCAACCAGGAGTCTGGCCTCAAGAATTCTCGTGTGATTGCAATGAACTTCTCGAGACTTCCGCAGGTCGTCACCGGATCTCTCTTTCTTTCACTGATCCCACACCCAGGCTTGGTTTATCATCTTCTTTGCTTTAATCATTTTcttcgctgctgctgctgctgctgctactgctgctgctgctgctgctactgctgCTGCTTTTGCTGCTGCTATTTTTCTTGCTGCTGTTTTGCTTGCTGCTACTGCTGCTTTTGCTGCTGCTATTTTTCTTGCTGCTTTTTTGCTTGCTGCTGTTTTGCTTGCTGCCCTTTGGGATCGGCGTGAGTTTCGCCGATGGGATGCCCTTCCACCAGCCCATATTGGATATAAATGGCATCGGTTTAACTGGATTTTTATTGTCAGGAGACTGCCTTCTGCACGGATACATATTAGAGGACCAACGATCATTCCGGCGAATCCTTTTTGGTGCAAGATCCGCACTACGGCGCCACATGGACTTGTCCTGGTAGAGATTCTCGGCATATTTTCCGATCTTGTAAGTGATGTTATTCTTGAGTGGCGTCCATTCTTGGGGATATACAACAGTAAGCAGTCTAGGGTTCTTTTCCTTAAGCTTGGATTCCAACCAGGTCGATCCCGAGAAGTTATAATTCGTGCTTTGGagccttttgttaatctttgaccCGAAACCATCACCAGACCATTCATCGGAGTGTGGCATTTTGGGCTCGGAGAGGATTTTGCCTGTGCCCTTATAATTATCTTTACTATTCTTTCTGTTGATAGAGGCAAGCGTGGCTGGGAGGTTTCCCGATTCTTCTTTACCTTTATTCTTATATTCACCATAATGCTTGACTTTATCTTCCCCATATAAAGTGTACACAGAAGTCTGCGGAATCGCATCGTCACGGCCATGGTTGTAGAAGCCGTTATCAGTGTCCTTCAACGATGGTGCATTCATTATGGCAGGTGTCCTGCCATACTTACTGTATAGCTGTTTCTGGTAGGGTGCCACTAGAGGCGCCAGAATAGCCAATACTAACACAGTTCGTCCCATTGGTGCCTCCATAGCTttctgaaacaaaacaaaattaatttacctACTGTATATCTACTAGCCCTGGTTCCGTTCGTAGTACGACTAACAAAGATTTGGTAATACcaacatatttttaagttattcgCTTGACGCATCTAAACTATCAACGCAATTATTCACTCATCATAATATTCCTACTTTTCTATTTCTGTTGGAAAAGAAGCTGCGATTTCTCTGGACTCTGTTTTACCTTGGCAACAATTGAAAgcctcattaaaaataatactacaGTTGGTATTGAAGGACATAGTTATGaatgttataataaatatatatttaactatttcatgGCAGCAAAGGCATGTATTTTTTCTACAAGTCAAGGCAATAGCCAAGGCATGGCTTTAGATAAGAAATAGACTGATACGTTGTAAGTACTAATTCAACATAACATAGCCTTCCCTGTAGTGGCTTTAATATCTATCCTAACTATTTCTCAAGGCTCGGTCTCGCCCGACATATTTAgttattgcatttcatttcattagttttattgaGGACATTCAATaggatgttattattttttaaaatttattatttttattatatttgatttaataaaattggtaacacaaacattttctttTCATTCTACGGGATTAACAACATTGAATAAAtaggtatataatatatttatttttttagccaAAACGTACATAATGTTTTTGTTCTGCTCTTTAGCGTAGTGCATTTTAGGCACTAGGTCGAGGTATTAAAAGACTATTGTATTTATTGCATAGCAGGATGCTGAAGATATCAAAATCCGGAAGACAGCCCGAGAGTAAAAAAGTTATTTCAGTGTAGGCAACACACTTGAAATTAAGCTGAttacaaagtatttttaatagatgctattttttaaaaatatttcttgaaaaaaattgttcagaacATTTTATTTCCTTCGTGTAATTTGCGCACATGACATACGCAAATAGACATGCTTTCGAAACTGTATATCTATCTAAATTATTCAATATCAGTATTTGTTTAAATCTGATTGATATTGCAGTGTAACTGTTTCAATTCTACATCAATGCCTTCGGGTTAACCACCGACAGGAAAGAGAGAACTGCAGACATGCGATGTAGGCCTATCAAAAATTTAGTAGAGAGCAATAAGGTTAGTTTTATAAGAATGATACCTGCTAAAACTAACAAAACAAAGATATATgccaatttaaatttacaaaaacttaggCAGAAAAATTACACACtagaatttttttgagtaagaaaTTTGACAATAAAAGAGGGTAAAAATAACGACACTAAAAATCTTATAATCACCAATTAGTGTCACTATACTACACCTTCAGTAATACACCATCCCCAGTGTAATACAGAAACAGTAAAACCCTATagcattgatatatttttattatttgaagaataaaacTATTAGTAATTTTACAGATATCACTACTACTTCATATTAAATTCGTAACTTGTTTTTAGTTGCATATCAAGATGTCAGTTATTCGAAACTTTAGTTTCTTGGCCATATGAGTAAATGTGCATGTGACAACGTATGTATATTCTTACGTTCCTTTGGGCGCGCTCTTTTTATGTAtgcataaatataatataataataaaataactagtTTTGACAGCTCCATAGAATTTACATATTGAAAGACTGGATCAGCTCAGAAAGAATGGAAAACGCGAGATCACTAAAAAAAACGtagatttcttttaaaattattccGAGCGAGGAAATTACTCGCATATAATGTTTTCTATAACATTTCATGGTACAGTTATCTCACACAAAACCAACAAATATATTTGCAAACCTCCGCACCATGAAACGTAAAATATAGGTATACCAGAACTATTCTTGTAGATTCGTGATCAAAATAACTGAAATTAAACTCTAGACAGCTTGTAACTAGCGTTCTCCGTATGTTTAAGGTGGGAGTATTGAAGAGTGTAGTGACGGCGAGACGCTGGAACCAGCACACGTACCCGCCGAGTCGCTCTGGCCAACAGCGATGCGAGGACTCCCGGGGCTCGGGACTCCACTGGTACCGGCTGCTCCAGAGGCGGGTGTCTTATGCGGGGCAGGAAGGTCGGACCGGACACAGGGGAACGCGCCGAGACGCGTCATCTTGCACGACACACGCGGATGCGCCGGCTGCCGAGAAGGACGGGGGTCCAGCGGCCTCGTCAGCAATCACGAGACCTTCACGCGCGCGCGTGCCGTATCTGCGGGGCTGGACGCAGTCACGTGTCTCTGACCCACACGCGACACATTCAAGGCCGTAGTGACGTCGACCGTTGTACGTTAAGGACTGCCCATTGTTTTTCTCCGCTTAGAATTTAAAGTAGTGGCCATACTCCTTTACATTGACGTATCTATGTAAAGGAAGAAATTTGGTTAATAAGTAGCGGGTGGAGAAAATGGAATGAAATACCTTCCTCTCCCGAATAACTTCTGATCACAACTTACACAGGACAGAACAATGTTTTCTGGAAACAACTAGGCAAAAAATAATTGGCTCTATACACGAGCCTCTCCCACTGGTGGTGCTATGAGAGAGACGATTCTTTCTACCCATATACCCCCATTGaactaaaaacaaacaaaaatctgttGAGATAACAACAAATTTTCTCTACATAATTTTCATGAATTTTCTAGTTTCCAGAAATACATTCAAATATACATTTAGATGTTATactttatttttcttcaaaatctcaGATTACCCATTCAGCAGGATGTATTCTTTACCACCCTAAACCTCTCCAGTAATTCTAtaatattcaccccccccccAAATACATAAACTACGTCCGACCTTGAGTTCACCAATCAACTGTTGGTTTAGGTTTGTTAAAATAGAGATGAAATTGTTCCCACCAGACAGTGTTTTTAACACTATTGGAGTACACTTAACTGAATTTACAACGCGTCCTTTTGAGGCATAGACTCTGGTTGTTATAAAAAAGTTGCGATTTAAAAGTAACatccaaaataaatttgaaaattttaacgtaCTGAATAGGTAGTTTGTACGGGCACCGTTTATGGCTTTTGTTAAAAGATGATCTGTATTTTCTTTCCAGAAATGTGTTTAGCGTCTATCTTTCTCTTTTACCCGACATTAAAAAGTTgttcaataaaatgatttttaccCAACATTGCACTTTTATTTTCTGAACAAATATTAACAGCCAGAAAAGTAATCATATtttccattgttattacttagaCAATATAATAGAACATTGTCTTTTCTTGACTCACAAATAGCCCTTAATCGTGGACATCGACGAACACAACTAAATCTTTATAACTGTTTGTGTATACAAATGTGTCTCttacccccctttttttctgtcAAAACTCACTCGGTAATCTGTGGAGTGTATCGTGCAAATACTTCCCACTCTGTTTTAATCCATAAATACTCTTTACCAACATACAAACTTTGTTTCTCTCTGTTTTGTAGATTGGTATCTCCTCTGTTAAGACTTCCTCAGAGAGTGAATCTTTAATTATGCTGCAAGACAATTTAAATTCTACTGACAAGAAAAGAAAACGAATGGTTTTCTTCTTATCCACTAAAGATAACTTCTACTTAAGTCTATCCCTCGGATTTGGAGAAACCCTCGTGCTTTATATGGCCATGGTTCACCGTAAATGATTATAATGTGTTAGTTTATAGCTGGCACGATTTGCAGCCTTAAAATTTGGACTACTTCCATATGAGCATGGTTTTAATTTTAGGACAAACAACCCAacaattttttccccttcaaggCTGGTCACAATCTCATAACCTTTTTTTGCTCAGTATTTGCTATTAACTCATCTACTGCATTTTTTTCAGTTCACAGATCATCACTTCGCATGGCTTCCTAATCATCTTTAGGATCATGATGGCAGACCTTACTCAATACGGTTAAACACCTATATCCTCGTGGTCTCACAATCTAGGAGACCTCCTAACCTGCAATGCTAAGATAGGTACTATCTCAACATTCTGACTCACTTTTGTGCTTCTCCTGTAATCTAGGTATTTGGTTTCCTTCCATTGAAGTCGTTCCTTTCAAAGGAATTGTTCATCATCTCCTGAAAGGTTTCAAACATTTCCCTAGCTCTCAACCACAGACTTAATCCCATCCTCAACTTTCCATTTTTGTAGCTTATGCGCAAAGCTATCCTGCAACTACTACACTACATTATCATAGAAAAAATATCACCTCCTTGATTACTACCAACCTTCATACATAAATTCTTTTCAATACAACACGTGTCCACTTGGTGTTACTTTACACTTTGTTGGTTcataaaaaatcaatatttataaacCATCATCTATAGTTTATGACAGTTATTGAGTTTGCCAAAACACATTTTTACCTAGTATTTCGATGAAATATGATGAATGATGAAAGAGacaataaatataacaaaattattaatctATTGGTGAGcgaatttaaacatattaacatTGTGCAGTTATAGCAGCTAGTGATcctatttagttattttatccCATTTATTTCCGAGAAGCTTCCTTATTCTAAATTACCCAAATTTCATTCCATTGATCACATTTTACTATATATTGTATCAAATTCTGTAATCAAACCTTAACTTTAtacgaattttataaaaatatttagaagTTTAAACGTCATTTAAAGTAACAATCAAATGTCATCATGAAAATCGTTTTTAATTGAAACAATAAGcaaccaaaatgaaaaaaaaattaagattcacTGCTAAGACCAATATTAACTCGCTTCTGATTCATAAAGTTGGTAAGAATTAACTGTCCTGGgctgaaaaatgtatttattcaaatGTAAATTTAAAGCATTTTGGTCTTTCAGATCGAGGTAGGCTGCACCACACAAACAATCAATTTGCTGATGTTGATAATGTAAACTCCACACACTTTAGTATACATTCGCCGAAAATTCAGACCTACGGTTTTAGTCTACACTTTAGTTTATGTAAACGAGACGTTTACTATTTCGTGAATAGGTAcaataaacacaaaatatttggtcCCTCcattttttattatagtaagtACAAGCTGTTTGAAATTCTGGTATGAACAAACAACATGGAATCCAAGGGTATATCCAGAGTAGGTCAATAAGGGGGAAAGCAGTTAGCCTTCCTGGAGTGGAAAAATAAGGAGAAAGTAGTTCTAGTCATTTGTATCTAATCCTCACAAAcaattgttcaaaatatttttttaaattatttttttctgttttttattattattgtatagCACCACAGAAACACCTCTTCacgaaaaagtatttatttattaaaatgatcTTCCCCTCGTTTCTGCTTTGAGATGGATACATGCTTGATGACAGCTATGTTCTTAAAGTGCGTATGATTGAAGTCTGTGTGTAGTGGAATCTCTGTTTGCTACTATGTTCCTTATTGTTaacttacattaaaaattattatttaatggctctgataaatttttaacagtttcaatacaaatgaaataaGTAGTGAAATGCATTTATCTtgggtttttaatatatttttttactattaaatttatgaaaatattacatATAAGATTAATTTTACTGTTCAAGTTAGATCTATTTTTGTCGGTTCTCCATCCCTGTGGTCATTTAGGCCCTTCACACTAAGACAAACTTTCGATTCTCACAACTTCCAAGAAAGTTGATCAAAAAATGTTGTAGGGTTATGATGTCACCAAAAATCTACCAGCGAAACCATGTTGGCTTGAAATGTTGGATGACTCGATTTTCCATCAAATAATACGATGGCCTCCCACCTTCTGCCGAAATTTGTTGATGATGCTGTTGATGAGGGCGCCAACTAAATTTAATTACCGGCTTGCGAGTTAGTCCGCAGGTATAGCCGAGACTCTTTCTCAGGGTGTATCATCGCCATGTGGCCAGCAGACAGCAGGTGTTGGCCCGACAGAGAACCCCCAGCTGTTGTAGCCACTGGGGACACTATACTAATGAAGGCTACTTATCATGGAATTACTACCAAGGTAGCTGAGGTATGATTGTTTTTATTGGTACATAACTCTCGCCCATGGTGCTGCCTGAGACACGACCTGTCTAATCCTGTCTCCTCGGCTCGTCGCAACATGTATAAGTGGTCATCTGGTCTTGACTGACGGTGACCCTGTTATACCGCTTATGATTAATTATGGGTCCTCTGGCCGTAGGTTGAAGAACTTAAGTAGACACATGTCAGTAATAAGCTGCCTTGAATTATTAATTGCAGGACAATAATGGTTACATTAGGACGATTGTTCTGATACGCGACTTGATTggaaatatgtaaatgacataaCAATAAGTGTACTGGCTCTTCCGCAATGgctacaacacaaaaaaaaacatgacctGCGGATACACAAAGTAACCACATAACACGTgggaaattaattatatataattcatAACTATTCTAGccgcttgatgtaagcttttggacatacgccattgctaagcactttttctgtagaagaaaactaaaaaatacccaaaagacaaaaaacacaaattaagcaaaaaattgcctGAGGACGGgggcagatagcagttcccgaaacgtcgcttgtttctgttttggaaaaactattgtgtttgtttcgtcttttcgttttgtcgtgatttgtctcgtttcaactattgtgttgaatttttttttgggttcaatatttttgtgctgtcatcaattgtgggttttttttcgttatcttagtccatttttctttgtttttctttgtttgttgaccatattcctgttatggaatattatgtggtgtttatatcctgttgacaacagcaattttttgctttatttgtgtttttttgtcttttgggtattttttagttttcttctacagaaaaaagtgcttagcaatggcgtatgtccaaaagcttacatcaagttgttacgttgtatgtttggcccggctaagcacacatagaaacgtaacaaaacaaagacGAACAATGTTCCATAGGGGTTTTTCATTACGATGGTTCtccgttatttggaaataaaaaagtttattaaattatctttgtttatttctttaaaaaactgtttttttctcatagttacatggcctcagtacacaattttacaaatgaatttagtcagaaaacttcgttacttgcacagttttttgtcttttcttatacaaattttaacgatgtctttgaattttgatcgggtgaggtccaaatacataccacagcaccatacatcttaccgttgatggtcgaggagtcttgtcactcgccaaagagaaaaaaaaacttagtaatgtcccttggttaattacataactcaaggtaccgtcgatcgcggaccgaaatcacacgaagttgggccgatgccgacgcctagggcctaaatttctaattaatTAGTCCGAAAAAACAATGAATTTAGGTTGAAaaaatacggcctggccccagcccttAGGCGTTACATTATCTCttagtatttttacatttgtcttgcgacttgccgacgacgcgaccgagttcgacgacgatcgagcaacaagtgacttggtcgacgagattagctttccttgtaaaggtgaaaacaagggaggcaaccccgtgggccaactgaccaatcagcgcacataattccaaaacatgaccatataaggaaattcgtacgggcacatcacttgacgccagggctcaccctgattggctggctattggtagcctccagagacccttccagacggtcgctataGCTGTGCGttcaacgtgacgcgtaaatcccaaacacgcatttacaaagtgaaaaataactttctggcgccagagtgtcgcgcctgtccgctcttccttctgtaccttccagactattctcaaaatattacactagcaatatccaataaaatataaaattacccaacaaattcaaatacaatgttcaaaatttagtaaacaaagttgaaattcataccatattagaaacttttgtttaaaaatgatgtcctgtaaaattataatctatactgctttaaacaaaacaattactgaaattaattatcaattatcaaaattaattattatgaactggagttaaccctcaaattaataattaagtatctcaaggaaaaaAGTAGTTTAAgtctttccatgaaatttaaccaaagtaatgaATAATTCTTAACAGATCTGAAcaatccttatctacatattaaataattattatttttcatatcaaagttattcttaatctATATTCTTAtgaccccaaaaaaaaaatgtatataacaaatcctcattgtgcaatgctacaaagtcatgcactcccattgcacaaatctttcaaagataatattctaGCCGCCTCTggccattaatttaattaaacacCATGTGGGCTAGAGAAAAGGCAGTCCACGAAAGTCCTCAGACTGTATTAAATAAAAAGAGTCCATTGTGCTCATCACCTAATGTGATAGCCCTATGCGGGCGAAACTAAGAATATCTTACAATGAAGTACATTGTGTGAAGCCTTAACCGCATCCGACGAAAAGACAAAAATccataattatgtattaaatgaaATTGTCCCAATGGAAGGCCTAAATCATTACATTAAGCGGCTGGGAAGTTCAATTCATTTTTTTGCGTTGATGTTGGAAaagggatgagggggggggggggtagcctcGGAGCCAATGAAAGAGGATTGAAAAACATACTTTACTGCTGGAAACATGGTCAGGGAAAAATA
This DNA window, taken from Bacillus rossius redtenbacheri isolate Brsri chromosome 3, Brsri_v3, whole genome shotgun sequence, encodes the following:
- the LOC134530252 gene encoding vitellogenin-2-like → MEAPMGRTVLVLAILAPLVAPYQKQLYSKYGRTPAIMNAPSLKDTDNGFYNHGRDDAIPQTSVYTLYGEDKVKHYGEYKNKGKEESGNLPATLASINRKNSKDNYKGTGKILSEPKMPHSDEWSGDGFGSKINKRLQSTNYNFSGSTWLESKLKEKNPRLLTVVYPQEWTPLKNNITYKIGKYAENLYQDKSMWRRSADLAPKRIRRNDRWSSNMYPCRRQSPDNKNPVKPMPFISNMGWWKGIPSAKLTPIPKGSKQNSSKQKSSKKNSSSKSSSSSKQNSSKKNSSSKSSSSSSSSSSSSSSSSSSEEND